One genomic segment of Salvia miltiorrhiza cultivar Shanhuang (shh) unplaced genomic scaffold, IMPLAD_Smil_shh fragScaff_scaffold_79, whole genome shotgun sequence includes these proteins:
- the LOC131003131 gene encoding GTP-binding protein SAR1A-like: MFLLDWFYGLLAALGLHQKEAKILFLGLDNAGKTTLLHMLKDERLMQHQPTQYPTSAELSIGKIRFKAFDLGGHQIARRVWKDYYAKVDAVVYLVDASDKERFAESKKELDALLSDDALASVPFLILGNKIDLPSAASEDELRFFIGLNDGLTTGKGRVSVDGCNIRPLEVFMCSIVRRMGYGDGFRWMSQYIK; the protein is encoded by the exons aTGTTTCTTTTGGATTGGTTTTATGGATTGTTAGCAGCGTTGGGATTGCATCAAAAGGAGGCCAAGATTTTGTTTCTGGGTCTCGATAATGCCGGGAAAACTACCTTGCTTCATATGTTGAAAGACGAG AGGCTGATGCAGCACCAACCAACTCAATATCCAACTTCAGCGGAGCTGAGCATTGGCAAAATAAGATTCAAAGCTTTCGATTTGGGCGGTCATCAGATTGCGAGAAGAGTCTGGAAGGATTACTATGCAAAG GTTGATGCTGTGGTGTATCTGGTGGATGCCAGTGACAAGGAGCGGTTTGCTGAGTCGAAGAAGGAGCTGGACGCGCTGTTATCAGATGACGCGCTGGCAAGCGTCCCGTTCCTCATCCTGGGGAACAAGATTGACCTACCGTCTGCTGCCTCCGAGGACGAGCTGCGCTTCTTCATCGGATTGAACGACGGCCTCACCACCGGTAAAGGTAGGGTTAGCGTTGATGGCTGCAACATTCGACCGCTCGAGGTCTTCATGTGCAGCATTGTGCGTAGAATGGGATATGGTGATGGATTTAGATGGATGTCTCAGTACATCAAGTGA